A genomic window from Anatilimnocola floriformis includes:
- a CDS encoding toxin-antitoxin system YwqK family antitoxin codes for MTTPTRNWSPLRFSLRTLLLAITLVAVAIAVYRWPWEERHLSSSGAENPLFQEVEIATYRRDWRGKAVLNGPLRIQRDGRPHYLATYYEGELHGLRQCFDEQGRVLIEGYYRHGKMHGPFRAGDGTTWVTEGQYRDNAPHGTWRFLISERYGSPTPPGFPYLAPLTLPGEEWARPLPNPHVVVTSEWDSINGHVKRKWASPSGELLRTAEYRHGDLVLWNDVPIVEHFIAWLRSPYVDDERLAKFFETAKSGNWYEDGRGDYSVLGFLGNPEKAVVFRENREGDSWLDFNSPGLLAATLCEETLANGFRFDYRYGQLWLVPAEDGEEFIDRTGVAQVAFEPGSTQAHEWETRVNVFTVSAHDVVPIAIDQLLAETSIEFDYSVLLPKEPRRGRTTSEKHATYRRRDALGLLLQATGCRVEQQGNKLIFTPRPGRTEGERYNNPFPARIVDPFG; via the coding sequence ATGACAACACCCACGCGCAACTGGTCTCCTCTTCGCTTCAGCCTGCGCACGCTGTTGCTCGCGATCACGCTGGTGGCGGTCGCCATTGCGGTGTATCGCTGGCCTTGGGAAGAAAGGCATTTATCATCGAGTGGCGCTGAAAACCCTCTTTTTCAAGAAGTCGAGATCGCCACTTATCGCCGCGATTGGCGGGGCAAGGCAGTTCTCAACGGACCTCTGAGAATTCAGCGCGATGGCCGACCTCACTATCTGGCCACGTATTACGAAGGAGAACTACACGGTCTACGACAGTGCTTTGATGAGCAGGGAAGAGTCTTGATCGAGGGGTATTATCGGCACGGCAAAATGCACGGCCCCTTTCGCGCGGGTGACGGCACGACATGGGTTACGGAGGGACAGTACCGAGACAATGCGCCGCATGGCACGTGGCGATTCTTGATAAGCGAACGGTACGGATCGCCAACGCCGCCCGGATTTCCCTATCTTGCGCCGCTGACATTACCCGGCGAAGAATGGGCGCGCCCACTTCCAAATCCACATGTCGTGGTCACTTCGGAGTGGGACAGCATCAATGGTCACGTCAAGCGGAAATGGGCCTCACCCAGCGGCGAACTTCTTCGCACGGCTGAGTACCGTCACGGCGATCTTGTCCTTTGGAACGATGTACCGATTGTCGAGCACTTTATCGCCTGGCTGCGGAGCCCGTATGTCGACGATGAGCGGCTGGCGAAGTTTTTCGAAACGGCCAAGTCAGGAAATTGGTACGAGGATGGCAGGGGTGATTATTCGGTGCTGGGATTTCTCGGCAACCCGGAGAAAGCCGTTGTGTTTCGGGAGAATCGCGAGGGTGACTCTTGGCTCGACTTCAACAGTCCTGGGTTACTCGCCGCGACGCTCTGCGAAGAAACTCTCGCCAACGGTTTTCGTTTCGACTATCGCTACGGCCAACTTTGGCTGGTGCCCGCCGAGGATGGCGAAGAGTTTATCGATCGCACGGGTGTCGCGCAGGTTGCATTCGAACCAGGCAGCACGCAAGCCCACGAGTGGGAAACGCGGGTCAATGTGTTCACCGTGAGTGCTCACGATGTCGTCCCGATCGCAATCGATCAACTCCTGGCCGAGACGAGCATCGAGTTTGATTACTCAGTGCTGTTGCCCAAAGAACCTCGCCGCGGGAGAACGACCTCGGAAAAGCACGCCACGTACCGCCGCCGCGATGCTCTCGGCTTGTTGCTGCAGGCCACGGGCTGCCGCGTCGAGCAGCAAGGGAATAAGCTGATCTTCACGCCGCGGCCCGGACGAACCGAGGGCGAACGCTACAACAATCCCTTTCCAGCGCGCATCGTCGATCCGTTTGGTTAA
- the thiL gene encoding thiamine-phosphate kinase: MELEFLRWLRERIPAATNIPLGVGDDAALLAQQTGQQTVVTTDMLMDGTDFLLNECGAAAAGRKALAVNLSDLAAMGAKPVAAFVSIAVSKKDGAEQALAMAKGIFEGLLPLAEELGCAIAGGDTNSWSGPLVISVTALGEVPVGKAWLRSGAEPGDAVLVTGQFGRSIEGRHLTFTPRVREALLLQQLSAEIHAAIDVSDGLSLDLSRICSASGCGALLELAHIPLTLATTEHCGEDLAAAWRHALTDGEDFELILAVPPREADRLLREQPLGVQLTQIGTFTAEPGLKQQLPSGEVLPLEPRGYEH, from the coding sequence ATGGAACTCGAATTTCTCCGCTGGTTGCGCGAAAGAATTCCAGCGGCAACAAACATCCCGCTCGGCGTTGGCGATGATGCTGCGCTCCTAGCGCAGCAAACGGGACAGCAAACCGTCGTAACCACCGACATGCTGATGGACGGCACCGATTTTCTGCTGAACGAATGCGGGGCCGCTGCCGCGGGACGCAAAGCGCTCGCGGTAAATCTGAGCGATCTGGCCGCGATGGGGGCCAAGCCCGTGGCGGCGTTTGTTTCGATCGCAGTGAGCAAGAAAGATGGCGCTGAACAAGCATTGGCCATGGCGAAAGGCATTTTCGAGGGGCTGTTGCCGCTCGCTGAAGAGCTGGGTTGCGCGATTGCCGGCGGCGATACGAATAGCTGGAGCGGGCCGCTGGTGATCAGCGTCACCGCGCTCGGCGAAGTGCCTGTTGGTAAGGCTTGGCTGCGGAGCGGCGCTGAACCGGGCGATGCCGTGCTCGTGACGGGCCAATTCGGCCGCAGCATCGAAGGAAGGCATCTTACGTTCACGCCACGCGTGCGCGAGGCACTGCTGCTGCAGCAATTGAGTGCCGAGATTCATGCTGCCATCGATGTCAGCGATGGCTTGTCCCTCGATTTGTCGCGAATCTGCTCGGCCAGCGGTTGTGGTGCGCTGCTTGAGCTCGCACACATTCCGCTCACGCTCGCAACGACCGAGCATTGCGGCGAAGATCTCGCCGCAGCCTGGCGTCATGCACTTACCGACGGCGAAGACTTCGAATTGATCCTCGCCGTTCCTCCGCGCGAAGCCGATCGTCTGCTGCGCGAACAACCGCTGGGAGTCCAACTCACGCAAATCGGCACGTTCACGGCCGAGCCTGGTTTGAAACAGCAACTGCCAAGCGGCGAAGTTCTGCCGCTCGAGCCGCGAGGGTACGAGCATTGA
- the tsaE gene encoding tRNA (adenosine(37)-N6)-threonylcarbamoyltransferase complex ATPase subunit type 1 TsaE, which translates to MSEYVFSSNSLADTDRLAAMLVSVLPQRATIAFCGTLGAGKTRFVQGLAAAAGIDPADVTSPTFVLCQQYNGSRRLYHLDAYRLHDADEFRELGTDELYDEAALTLIEWADKVEPALPDSYLLIQIEVTGEQTRQFRIEAIGDELGQVIAALRAL; encoded by the coding sequence TTGAGTGAGTACGTCTTCAGCTCAAATTCGCTGGCCGATACCGATCGCCTGGCGGCCATGCTCGTCAGCGTTTTGCCGCAGCGCGCGACGATCGCATTCTGCGGCACTCTCGGAGCCGGCAAGACCCGCTTCGTCCAGGGCCTGGCCGCGGCGGCGGGCATCGACCCCGCCGATGTCACCAGCCCGACGTTCGTCCTCTGCCAGCAATACAACGGCTCGCGGCGTCTTTACCATCTCGACGCTTACCGCCTGCACGACGCCGACGAATTCCGCGAGCTCGGCACCGATGAACTCTACGACGAGGCGGCCCTCACGCTCATCGAATGGGCCGATAAGGTCGAACCCGCGCTCCCTGATTCTTATCTCCTCATTCAAATCGAAGTGACCGGCGAACAAACTCGCCAGTTCCGCATCGAAGCCATCGGTGACGAGCTCGGCCAAGTCATCGCCGCGCTGCGCGCGCTCTAA
- a CDS encoding AAA family ATPase yields the protein MTAEVQPKFDPHLGQRLVNDVLSPLKRAFVGKDEIVDLLGVCLAGGENLFLLGPPGTAKSAVVRELSRRLDGKVFDYLLTRFTEPNELFGPFDIRKLREGELLTNTEGMLPEASLVFLDELLNANSAILNSLLMVLNERIFRRGRETRHLPTLMVVGASNRLPEDETLGALFDRFLLRVHCDNIPGDQLSEVLVAGWQLDARKHEVVTNPISADEIRRLQQQLSHVDLVPLRPAYTELILRLRQAGIPVSDRRAVKLQRLVAASALLCGRNVATQTDLWILRYIWDTEEQREVLAAIVQEAVDKASEQEKSSAHPRSQGILPDLEALARDLHELKTKLAAATTDSPERSTLRDQLSILAGRIPWVAAQQQREHLQRQFEELWQQSGGTSA from the coding sequence ATGACTGCTGAAGTGCAACCGAAGTTTGATCCGCATCTAGGCCAACGACTGGTGAACGACGTGCTGTCGCCGCTCAAGCGGGCCTTTGTCGGCAAGGACGAGATTGTCGACCTGCTCGGCGTGTGTCTCGCCGGCGGCGAAAACCTCTTTCTGCTCGGCCCGCCTGGCACGGCGAAGAGCGCCGTTGTCCGCGAACTTTCGCGCCGGCTCGACGGCAAGGTGTTTGACTATCTCCTCACGCGATTCACCGAGCCGAACGAACTCTTCGGGCCGTTCGACATTCGCAAGCTCCGCGAAGGAGAGTTGCTGACGAACACCGAAGGGATGTTGCCCGAGGCGTCGCTTGTTTTTCTCGATGAGTTGCTGAACGCCAACAGTGCGATCTTGAATAGCCTGCTGATGGTGCTGAACGAGCGGATCTTTCGCCGCGGTCGCGAGACACGCCACTTGCCGACGCTGATGGTCGTCGGCGCAAGCAATCGGTTGCCGGAAGATGAAACGCTCGGCGCACTCTTCGATCGGTTCTTGCTCCGAGTGCACTGCGACAACATTCCCGGCGATCAACTGAGCGAGGTTCTAGTCGCCGGTTGGCAGCTTGATGCTCGCAAGCACGAAGTGGTCACCAATCCGATTTCTGCCGATGAAATTCGCCGGTTACAGCAGCAGTTGTCGCACGTCGATCTCGTGCCGCTTCGGCCGGCGTACACCGAATTGATCCTCAGGCTTCGCCAGGCCGGCATTCCCGTTTCCGATCGCCGCGCCGTGAAGTTGCAACGGCTGGTTGCGGCGAGTGCGCTGCTCTGCGGCAGAAATGTCGCCACGCAAACCGACCTATGGATTCTCCGCTACATCTGGGATACCGAAGAACAGCGCGAAGTTCTCGCCGCCATCGTGCAGGAAGCCGTCGATAAAGCCAGCGAGCAAGAGAAGTCGTCGGCGCATCCGCGCTCGCAGGGCATATTGCCCGATCTAGAAGCCCTTGCCCGCGATTTGCATGAACTAAAAACCAAGCTCGCCGCTGCGACGACCGATTCCCCAGAGCGTTCAACGCTTCGCGACCAACTAAGCATTCTCGCGGGGCGGATTCCTTGGGTTGCCGCTCAGCAACAGCGCGAACATTTGCAGCGGCAGTTCGAAGAGCTGTGGCAGCAAAGTGGAGGAACTTCGGCATGA